In Rhodospirillum rubrum ATCC 11170, a genomic segment contains:
- the rcoM gene encoding CO-responsive transcriptional regulator RcoM, translating to MDDFAYNLRRAETGVLLLADDLTVTAVSPGALSLLGLDKPGALLGRPILDLHPPPLRPKVAVLLKTARGPSGPAATAVLSLRGGPVLIRASALTGQGETAFALVLTAVGESRETKEGPSARPAPPGYLRKVPLGLGETTEFVDTAGVIYLEADGHYSRVHTAFGHSFCPLALAELERRLDPDQFLRVHRSYIVALAHVRAFRKRESGGLLVMDTGAGDLVPIGRAQVTRLRGLLAI from the coding sequence ATGGACGATTTTGCCTATAACTTGCGCCGGGCCGAAACCGGGGTTCTGCTGCTCGCCGATGATCTGACGGTCACGGCGGTATCGCCGGGCGCCTTGAGCCTGCTTGGCCTCGACAAGCCCGGGGCGCTGCTCGGCCGGCCGATCCTTGATCTCCATCCGCCACCGCTGCGCCCCAAGGTGGCGGTGCTGCTCAAAACCGCGCGCGGCCCCTCCGGCCCGGCGGCGACGGCGGTGCTGTCGCTGCGCGGCGGCCCGGTGCTGATCCGCGCCAGCGCCCTGACCGGCCAGGGCGAAACCGCCTTCGCCCTGGTGCTGACGGCGGTCGGCGAGAGCCGCGAGACCAAAGAGGGGCCAAGCGCGCGGCCGGCCCCGCCGGGGTATCTGCGCAAGGTGCCGCTGGGCCTGGGCGAGACCACCGAATTCGTCGATACGGCCGGCGTGATTTACCTTGAGGCCGATGGCCATTACAGCAGGGTCCACACCGCTTTTGGCCATAGCTTCTGTCCGCTGGCCCTGGCCGAGCTTGAGCGCCGCCTGGATCCCGACCAGTTCCTGCGCGTCCATCGCTCCTATATCGTCGCCCTTGCCCATGTCCGCGCCTTCCGCAAGCGCGAGAGCGGCGGGCTGCTGGTGATGGATACGGGTGCTGGCGATCTGGTGCCAATCGGCCGCGCCCAGGTCACCAGACTGCGCGGCCTTCTGGCCATCTAG
- the cowN gene encoding N(2)-fixation sustaining protein CowN, with the protein MTMDGPAHMPRRYVTFQGVNVEGLSQQLIARILFHVADPAKSNAFWEHFKAKLADADKTLARTADSLCLLCGAIGYIDELFEDNDDEEGLTILRRLEDELC; encoded by the coding sequence ATGACCATGGACGGACCGGCCCACATGCCCCGGCGCTATGTGACCTTCCAGGGCGTCAATGTGGAAGGCCTCAGCCAGCAATTGATCGCGCGCATCTTGTTCCATGTCGCCGATCCGGCCAAAAGCAACGCCTTTTGGGAGCACTTCAAGGCCAAGCTCGCCGATGCCGACAAGACCCTGGCGCGCACCGCCGACAGCCTATGCCTGCTGTGCGGCGCCATCGGCTATATCGACGAGTTGTTCGAAGACAATGACGACGAGGAGGGGCTGACCATCCTGCGTCGCCTGGAAGACGAACTCTGCTGA
- a CDS encoding MFS transporter, with the protein MPTKRPPAGLHYAWIVAAVTFLVLLVGAGIRATPGILIVPLERDFGWSTATISTAIAVNIFLFGMIGPFAVAVMERFGLRRSVVGALLVLAGGVALTTLMSKPWHMVVLWGLVVGSGSGMIALVLGATVAGRWFGKRRGLVLGLLTASSATGQLIFLPILAHISVDQGWRTMALVVAGAALLLVPLAGLLLRDRPGDLGLPRYGETTLEPPPGVPINPLRRATSALALGLRSRDFWLLSGTFFICGASTNGLVGTHMIAACFDQGIPEVAAAGLLALMGLCDLVGTTASGWLTDRYDSRVLLIWYYGLRGVSLLFLPYAFDLDVYGLSLFAVFYGLDWIATVPPTVRLAGQAFGEGNAALMFGWIAAAHQIGAATAAWAAGALRTASGVYDGAFFSAGLLCLIAVVLVVFIGRGPRQTPIGRVAMEKP; encoded by the coding sequence ATGCCGACCAAACGCCCGCCCGCCGGTCTGCACTACGCCTGGATCGTCGCCGCCGTCACCTTTCTCGTCTTGCTAGTCGGCGCGGGGATCCGGGCGACGCCGGGCATCCTGATCGTGCCGCTCGAGCGGGACTTCGGCTGGTCGACGGCGACGATCAGCACCGCCATCGCCGTCAATATCTTCCTGTTTGGCATGATCGGCCCCTTCGCCGTGGCGGTGATGGAGCGCTTCGGTCTGCGTCGCAGCGTGGTTGGCGCCCTGCTGGTTCTGGCCGGCGGGGTGGCGCTGACGACGCTGATGAGCAAGCCCTGGCATATGGTCGTGTTGTGGGGGCTGGTGGTCGGATCGGGAAGCGGGATGATCGCCCTGGTGCTGGGCGCTACGGTGGCCGGACGCTGGTTTGGCAAGCGGCGCGGTTTGGTGCTTGGCCTGCTGACCGCGTCCAGCGCCACCGGCCAGCTTATCTTCCTGCCCATTCTCGCCCATATCAGCGTCGATCAGGGCTGGCGGACGATGGCGCTGGTGGTGGCCGGCGCCGCCCTGCTGTTGGTGCCGTTGGCCGGGCTTTTGCTGCGCGATCGGCCCGGCGATCTGGGTCTGCCCCGCTACGGCGAAACCACCCTGGAGCCGCCGCCCGGCGTGCCGATCAATCCGCTGCGCCGGGCGACCAGCGCCCTGGCCTTGGGCTTGCGCTCGCGGGATTTCTGGCTGCTCTCAGGCACCTTCTTTATTTGCGGCGCCTCGACCAATGGTCTGGTCGGCACCCATATGATCGCCGCCTGTTTTGATCAGGGCATTCCCGAGGTCGCCGCCGCCGGCCTGCTCGCCCTGATGGGGCTCTGCGATCTGGTGGGCACCACCGCCTCGGGCTGGCTGACCGATCGCTATGACAGCCGCGTGCTGCTGATCTGGTATTATGGCCTGCGCGGGGTGTCGTTGCTGTTCCTGCCCTATGCCTTCGACCTGGATGTCTATGGCCTGTCGCTGTTCGCGGTGTTCTACGGCCTGGATTGGATCGCCACCGTTCCGCCCACCGTGCGGCTGGCCGGACAGGCCTTCGGCGAAGGCAACGCCGCCTTGATGTTCGGCTGGATCGCCGCCGCCCACCAGATCGGCGCCGCCACCGCCGCCTGGGCGGCCGGCGCCCTGCGCACGGCGAGCGGCGTCTATGACGGCGCCTTCTTCTCGGCCGGTCTGCTCTGTCTGATTGCCGTGGTGCTGGTCGTCTTCATCGGTCGCGGACCGCGCCAGACGCCGATCGGCCGGGTGGCGATGGAAAAACCCTAA
- the panE gene encoding 2-dehydropantoate 2-reductase, which translates to MRCLILGAGGIGGYFGGRLLAAGRDVTFLVRPARAARLAQGLRIISPRGDLALPAPPLVTSQTLTGTYDVVMVSCKAYDLENAIDTIAPAVGRETVIVPLLNGFGHLDTLRARFGAERVLGGYCLISVTLDGEGGIAHFNQADVLRLGEIAGGPSERVRAIGAMLGGAGFDFAVSDDIVQEMWEKWVFIATTASATCLMRAAIGDIIGAGAGDVTLGLLAECEAIASDNGHPPGEAARKRARDQLTDATSPIMASMLRDIERGGPVEADAIQGEMLRRAGDRPAPLLRLAHAHLRAYEARRARQS; encoded by the coding sequence ATGCGCTGTCTTATTCTGGGTGCGGGGGGCATTGGTGGCTATTTCGGCGGACGGCTGCTGGCCGCCGGCCGCGATGTCACTTTTCTGGTTCGCCCGGCCCGCGCCGCCCGGCTGGCCCAAGGGCTGAGGATCATCAGCCCGCGCGGTGATCTCGCCCTGCCGGCGCCGCCGCTGGTCACCAGCCAAACCCTGACCGGGACCTATGATGTGGTCATGGTGTCGTGCAAGGCCTATGACCTGGAGAACGCCATCGACACCATCGCCCCGGCGGTCGGGCGCGAAACCGTCATCGTGCCGCTGCTCAACGGCTTTGGTCATCTTGATACTTTACGCGCCCGCTTCGGGGCGGAACGGGTGCTGGGTGGCTATTGCCTGATTTCGGTCACCCTTGATGGCGAGGGCGGCATCGCTCACTTCAATCAGGCCGATGTTCTGCGCCTGGGCGAGATCGCCGGCGGCCCGTCCGAACGCGTGCGGGCGATCGGCGCGATGCTGGGCGGGGCCGGCTTCGACTTCGCGGTCAGCGACGATATCGTTCAGGAAATGTGGGAGAAATGGGTGTTCATCGCCACGACGGCCAGCGCCACCTGCCTGATGCGCGCCGCCATCGGCGATATCATCGGCGCCGGCGCCGGCGATGTGACGCTTGGCCTGTTGGCGGAATGCGAGGCGATCGCCAGCGATAACGGTCATCCGCCGGGCGAGGCGGCGCGCAAGCGGGCCCGCGACCAACTTACCGACGCGACCTCGCCGATCATGGCCTCGATGCTGCGTGATATCGAGCGCGGCGGGCCGGTGGAGGCCGACGCCATCCAGGGCGAGATGCTGCGCCGGGCCGGCGATCGTCCAGCGCCGCTGCTTCGTCTCGCCCATGCCCATCTGCGCGCCTATGAAGCGCGCCGCGCCCGCCAATCCTGA
- a CDS encoding MarR family winged helix-turn-helix transcriptional regulator — MAMAMAGASESVCTCASLRQATRHVSRFYDAMLAPSGLGVNQYALLARLARLAPCPQHVLADALVMDRSTLGHLLRPLERRELIGVSISKSDRRSRLLALTPAGAALLAQARPLWQEAQTRIEAVFGAEALATLRALLTGLAQTDLGPCPRPPPAAPSSAAVS; from the coding sequence ATGGCTATGGCTATGGCGGGGGCATCGGAAAGCGTCTGTACCTGCGCGTCGTTGCGTCAGGCGACCCGCCACGTCAGCCGCTTCTATGACGCCATGCTCGCCCCCTCGGGATTGGGCGTCAATCAATACGCCCTGCTCGCCCGTCTCGCCCGTCTGGCGCCCTGTCCCCAACACGTTCTGGCCGACGCCCTGGTCATGGACCGGTCGACCCTCGGCCATCTGCTGCGGCCGCTCGAGCGTCGGGAACTGATCGGGGTGAGCATTTCCAAAAGCGATCGCCGCTCCCGTCTGCTGGCCTTGACCCCGGCCGGCGCCGCCTTGTTGGCCCAGGCCCGGCCGCTCTGGCAAGAAGCCCAGACCCGGATCGAGGCGGTCTTTGGCGCCGAGGCGCTGGCGACCCTGCGCGCCCTGCTGACAGGCTTGGCGCAAACCGATCTCGGCCCCTGTCCTCGGCCCCCTCCTGCGGCCCCGTCCTCGGCGGCCGTTTCCTAA
- a CDS encoding AI-2E family transporter — MTLRQQLTTVRWLLTGLFAMMLLVFLYFGRDVLMPIVLALLLALMLSPIVRLLRRRKVPEGVAAVVVTLGFAAGMLLIGFTISGPVATWLEDAPSIGKRIAHKLSSLRESFDVVLDASRQVEEAADTSSKDNTDRVVMAQPGLLVKAADSLASGFTTFGVTIVITLFFLASGSMFTEKIVHVMPLFRDKLRVLRVVRDIETEVSSYLLTVAMINAGLGVAVGCALWLAGMPNAFLWGGMAMVLNFLPYIGSMIGISLVALVSFVTFDSLGQALIPPLSYLAVTSVEGQFLTPAIVGRRLELNALSVMLAVLFWAWLWGIVGALIAVPLLVVVKVVCSHFEGLAVVGEFLSARRPFSDQVKDGA, encoded by the coding sequence TTGACCCTTCGCCAACAACTGACAACGGTCCGCTGGCTGTTGACCGGCCTGTTCGCCATGATGCTGCTGGTCTTTTTGTACTTCGGCCGCGACGTGCTGATGCCGATCGTTCTCGCCTTGCTGCTCGCCCTGATGCTGAGTCCGATCGTCCGCCTGCTGCGCCGGCGCAAGGTGCCCGAGGGGGTGGCGGCGGTGGTGGTCACCCTGGGCTTCGCCGCCGGCATGCTGCTGATCGGCTTCACGATCAGCGGTCCGGTGGCGACGTGGCTCGAGGATGCGCCCTCGATCGGCAAGCGCATCGCCCACAAGCTGTCGTCTTTGCGCGAATCCTTCGATGTGGTGCTCGATGCCAGCCGTCAGGTCGAAGAGGCGGCCGATACCTCGTCCAAGGACAATACCGATCGCGTGGTGATGGCCCAGCCCGGTCTGCTGGTCAAAGCCGCCGATAGTCTGGCCTCGGGCTTCACCACCTTTGGCGTGACCATCGTCATCACCCTGTTCTTCCTGGCCTCGGGCAGCATGTTCACCGAGAAGATCGTTCACGTGATGCCGCTGTTTCGCGACAAGCTGCGCGTGCTCCGCGTCGTGCGCGATATCGAGACCGAGGTGTCGTCCTATCTGCTGACCGTGGCGATGATCAACGCCGGTCTGGGCGTGGCCGTCGGCTGCGCCCTGTGGCTGGCGGGGATGCCCAACGCCTTCCTGTGGGGCGGCATGGCCATGGTGCTTAACTTCCTGCCCTATATCGGCTCGATGATCGGTATTTCCCTGGTCGCCCTGGTGTCCTTCGTCACCTTCGATTCCCTGGGCCAAGCCCTGATCCCGCCGCTTAGCTATCTGGCGGTGACCTCGGTCGAGGGGCAGTTCCTTACCCCAGCGATCGTCGGCCGCCGGCTGGAGCTCAACGCCTTGTCGGTGATGCTGGCCGTGTTGTTCTGGGCGTGGCTCTGGGGGATCGTCGGCGCCCTGATCGCCGTGCCGCTGCTGGTCGTCGTCAAGGTCGTGTGTTCCCATTTCGAAGGACTGGCCGTGGTCGGCGAGTTCCTCTCGGCCCGCCGGCCGTTTTCCGATCAGGTCAAGGACGGCGCATAG
- the rpmI gene encoding 50S ribosomal protein L35 — MPKLKTKSAVKKRFSLTGTGKIKVKVAYKSHLLSNKGTKMKRQARGTFILCDADQRIVKKFMPYG, encoded by the coding sequence ATGCCCAAGTTGAAAACCAAGAGCGCGGTGAAGAAGCGCTTCAGCCTGACCGGTACCGGCAAGATCAAGGTCAAGGTCGCTTACAAGAGCCATCTGCTTTCCAACAAGGGAACGAAGATGAAGCGCCAGGCGCGCGGCACCTTCATCCTCTGCGACGCGGATCAGCGCATCGTGAAGAAGTTCATGCCTTACGGCTGA
- the rplT gene encoding 50S ribosomal protein L20 — protein sequence MSRATNAKTNHARHKKVLDLAKGYRGRNSTNFRIAIEKVEKGLQYAYRDRRAKKRNFRSLWIQRINAGAREQGLTYSQFINGLIRAGIELDRKILADLAVTEPAAFASLVAQAKAALDTTAEQAA from the coding sequence ATGTCCCGCGCAACAAACGCCAAGACCAACCACGCCCGCCATAAGAAGGTCCTCGACCTTGCGAAGGGCTACCGTGGCCGTAATTCCACGAACTTCCGCATCGCGATCGAAAAGGTCGAGAAGGGCCTTCAGTACGCCTATCGCGACCGTCGCGCCAAGAAGCGCAATTTCCGCTCGTTGTGGATCCAGCGCATCAACGCCGGCGCCCGCGAACAGGGCCTGACCTACAGCCAGTTCATCAACGGCCTGATCCGCGCCGGCATCGAACTCGATCGCAAGATCCTGGCCGACCTCGCGGTCACCGAGCCGGCGGCTTTCGCCAGCCTCGTGGCCCAGGCCAAGGCGGCGCTCGACACGACGGCCGAACAGGCGGCTTGA
- the pheS gene encoding phenylalanine--tRNA ligase subunit alpha codes for MDNVEDLRGTLLSAVAEAGDLDALDAIRVSALGKKGQITGLMKTLGAMDPEARKAAGQALNLVKDEIAAALDARKADLAAAALEAKLARERLDVSLAPAPEATGAIHPISQTWEEVVAIFAQMGFEVAEGPEIEDDFHNFTALNFPPGHPARAMHDTFFLPTREDGSRHLLRTHTSPVQIRTMMGRKPPIRILAPGRTYRCDSDMTHTPMFHQFEGLVIDKATHFGHLKGCLHEFVRAYFEVDDLPMRFRPSFFPFTEPSAEVDIGCSRKGGALKIGAGDSWLEILGCGMVHPNVLTACGLDPEEYQGFAFGMGLERIAMLKYGIPDLRTFFESDLRWLRHYGFAALDLPTLHGGLSR; via the coding sequence ATGGATAATGTGGAAGACCTGCGCGGCACCCTGCTTTCCGCCGTCGCCGAGGCCGGGGATCTGGACGCGCTCGACGCCATCCGGGTTTCCGCCCTGGGCAAGAAGGGCCAGATCACCGGGCTGATGAAAACCCTGGGCGCCATGGATCCCGAGGCCCGCAAGGCCGCCGGTCAGGCGCTCAATCTGGTCAAGGACGAGATCGCCGCCGCCCTTGACGCCCGCAAGGCCGATCTCGCCGCCGCCGCCCTTGAAGCCAAGCTGGCCCGCGAGCGCCTTGATGTCTCGCTGGCCCCGGCCCCCGAGGCGACCGGCGCCATCCATCCGATCAGCCAGACCTGGGAAGAGGTGGTCGCTATCTTCGCCCAGATGGGCTTCGAGGTGGCCGAGGGCCCCGAGATCGAGGATGATTTCCATAATTTCACGGCGCTGAATTTTCCGCCCGGCCATCCGGCGCGCGCCATGCACGACACCTTTTTCCTGCCGACCCGCGAAGACGGCAGCCGCCACCTGCTGCGCACCCATACCTCGCCGGTGCAGATCCGCACGATGATGGGCCGCAAGCCGCCGATCCGCATCCTGGCGCCCGGCCGTACCTACCGCTGCGATTCCGACATGACGCACACGCCGATGTTCCACCAGTTCGAAGGGCTGGTCATCGACAAGGCGACCCATTTCGGCCATTTGAAAGGCTGTCTGCACGAATTCGTCCGCGCCTATTTCGAGGTCGACGATCTGCCGATGCGCTTCCGCCCCAGCTTCTTCCCCTTCACCGAGCCCTCGGCCGAGGTCGATATCGGCTGTTCGCGCAAGGGCGGCGCGTTGAAGATCGGCGCGGGCGACTCGTGGCTGGAGATTCTCGGCTGCGGCATGGTCCATCCCAATGTGCTGACCGCCTGCGGCCTTGATCCCGAGGAGTATCAGGGCTTCGCCTTCGGCATGGGCCTGGAGCGCATCGCCATGCTGAAATACGGCATCCCCGATCTGCGGACCTTCTTCGAGTCCGATCTGCGCTGGCTGCGCCATTACGGCTTCGCCGCGCTTGATCTTCCCACCCTGCACGGAGGGCTGTCGCGATGA
- the pheT gene encoding phenylalanine--tRNA ligase subunit beta — protein sequence MKFTIGWLKDHLDTQASVADIAEKLTALGLEVDAIEDPTAALAPFVVGHVIEAGPHPDADRLKLCRVDSGTDILQIVCGAPNARTGLKVALALPGAVIPATGDVLKKGKIRGIESQGMMCSTRELGLGEDHDGIIELPADTPVGVPLVDVLALDPVIDIAITPNRADALGVRGIARDLAAGGLGGVIADTLTAIPGRFPSPIGVAIDPETLASGACSHYVGRYFRGVRNGESPAWLKDRLNAIGVRPISLLVDITNYVTFDRARPLHVFDADKLTGTTITARPARQGEILRALDGRSYTLDAPVVAIADGAGPQGLGGIMGGEDTGVDENTVNVFLESALFDPANTAAAGRFLGIDSDARYRFERGVDPESCLLGAELATRMILDLCGGEASELVIAGAPPVWRRTIALRPARVARLGGVAVERAEMVAKLRALGCTVEDDGAEALRVDPPSWRVDIGAEHDLIEEVVRLHGFDLVPAVPLPRDPMPKAVLTPGQRRMITVKRTLATRGMLEAVTWSFLPRAVAKGFGGGQDALVLANPISSDLDAMRPSILPNLIAAAGRNAARGYGDLGLFEVGPRFHGGEPGQQTLVAAGLRAGKIAPRHWSRPARDADLYDIKADVLAAIEAAGAPTASLQVSADAPAWFHPGRSGQIRLGRTVLAAFGEIHPAALALLDVKGPMVGFELDLDALPLPKGRPSKTRPPLTLSPFQPVARDFAFVVEAGVAGDAVIKAARGADKALITDVVIFDVYQGDRLEAGRKSLALSVTLQPTDHTLSDEEIEAVSARIVGAVTKLTGGSLRS from the coding sequence ATGAAGTTCACCATCGGCTGGCTCAAGGACCACCTCGACACCCAGGCCAGCGTGGCCGATATCGCCGAAAAGCTGACGGCGCTCGGCCTGGAGGTCGACGCCATCGAAGACCCGACAGCGGCGCTGGCGCCCTTTGTCGTCGGCCATGTCATCGAAGCCGGCCCCCATCCCGATGCCGACCGGCTGAAGCTCTGCCGGGTCGATAGCGGGACGGATATTTTGCAGATCGTCTGCGGCGCCCCCAACGCCCGCACCGGCCTGAAGGTGGCCCTGGCCCTGCCCGGCGCCGTCATCCCGGCCACCGGCGATGTGCTGAAGAAGGGCAAGATCCGCGGCATCGAAAGCCAGGGCATGATGTGCTCGACCCGCGAATTGGGCCTGGGCGAGGATCACGACGGCATCATCGAACTGCCCGCCGACACCCCCGTCGGCGTGCCGCTGGTCGATGTGCTGGCCCTTGATCCGGTGATCGACATCGCCATCACCCCCAACCGCGCCGACGCCCTGGGCGTGCGCGGCATCGCCCGCGATCTGGCCGCCGGCGGCCTGGGCGGGGTGATCGCCGACACGCTCACGGCGATCCCCGGCCGCTTCCCCAGCCCGATCGGCGTGGCGATCGACCCGGAAACTCTGGCCAGCGGCGCCTGTAGCCACTATGTCGGGCGGTACTTCCGGGGCGTGCGCAACGGCGAAAGCCCGGCTTGGCTCAAGGACCGGCTGAACGCCATCGGCGTGCGGCCGATCAGCCTGCTGGTCGATATCACCAATTACGTCACCTTCGACCGCGCCCGGCCGCTGCATGTCTTCGATGCCGACAAGCTGACCGGTACGACGATCACCGCCCGGCCGGCGCGCCAGGGCGAAATCCTGCGCGCCCTTGATGGCCGCAGCTACACGCTTGACGCCCCGGTGGTCGCCATCGCCGATGGCGCCGGTCCCCAGGGGTTGGGCGGCATCATGGGCGGCGAGGACACGGGCGTTGACGAAAACACCGTCAATGTTTTCCTGGAATCCGCCCTGTTCGATCCGGCCAATACCGCCGCCGCCGGGCGCTTCCTCGGCATCGACTCCGACGCCCGCTATCGGTTCGAGCGCGGCGTCGATCCCGAAAGCTGCCTGCTGGGCGCCGAGTTGGCGACGCGGATGATCCTTGATCTGTGCGGCGGCGAGGCTAGCGAGCTGGTGATCGCCGGCGCCCCGCCGGTTTGGCGGCGCACCATCGCCCTGCGTCCGGCCCGCGTCGCCCGCCTGGGCGGCGTCGCCGTCGAGCGCGCCGAGATGGTGGCGAAACTGCGCGCCCTGGGCTGCACGGTCGAAGACGACGGCGCCGAGGCCCTGCGGGTCGACCCGCCGTCGTGGCGGGTCGATATCGGCGCCGAACATGATCTGATCGAGGAAGTCGTGCGCCTGCACGGCTTCGATCTGGTCCCGGCCGTGCCGTTGCCCCGCGATCCGATGCCCAAGGCCGTGCTCACCCCCGGCCAACGGCGGATGATCACCGTGAAGCGCACCCTGGCGACGCGCGGCATGCTTGAAGCGGTGACCTGGTCGTTCCTGCCGCGCGCCGTGGCCAAAGGCTTTGGCGGTGGCCAGGACGCCTTGGTGCTGGCCAATCCGATCAGCAGCGATCTCGACGCCATGCGGCCGTCGATCCTGCCCAATCTGATTGCCGCCGCCGGCCGCAACGCCGCGCGCGGCTATGGCGACCTCGGGCTGTTCGAGGTTGGTCCGCGCTTCCATGGCGGCGAGCCCGGCCAGCAGACCCTGGTGGCCGCCGGCCTGCGCGCCGGCAAGATCGCCCCCCGCCATTGGTCGCGGCCGGCGCGCGATGCCGATCTGTATGACATCAAGGCCGATGTGCTGGCCGCGATCGAGGCCGCCGGCGCGCCGACGGCTTCGCTTCAAGTCAGCGCCGACGCCCCGGCGTGGTTCCATCCCGGACGGTCGGGGCAGATCCGCCTGGGCCGCACCGTGCTCGCGGCCTTCGGCGAGATCCATCCGGCGGCCTTGGCCCTGCTCGACGTCAAGGGGCCGATGGTCGGCTTCGAGCTTGATCTTGATGCCCTGCCCTTGCCCAAGGGCCGGCCGAGCAAGACCCGGCCGCCGCTGACGCTGTCGCCCTTCCAGCCCGTCGCCCGCGACTTCGCCTTCGTCGTCGAGGCCGGGGTCGCCGGTGACGCGGTGATCAAGGCGGCGCGCGGCGCCGATAAGGCCTTGATCACCGACGTGGTGATCTTCGACGTCTACCAAGGCGATCGCCTGGAAGCCGGGCGCAAATCCCTGGCCCTGTCGGTCACCTTGCAGCCCACCGACCATACCCTGTCGGACGAGGAGATCGAGGCGGTCTCGGCGCGCATCGTCGGCGCCGTCACCAAGCTGACCGGCGGCAGCCTGCGCAGCTAA
- a CDS encoding DUF167 domain-containing protein: protein MSEALAQGPLTPCAGGLRLALRLTPKAGRDGVSGVVAEADGSLVVKASVTAVPEDGKANAALLKLLSRQWKLPRSSLAVVHGQTDRRKVIEISGEPALLTPRLVAWVDSLPRL, encoded by the coding sequence GTGTCCGAGGCCCTGGCCCAGGGACCGCTGACGCCCTGCGCCGGCGGTCTGCGCCTCGCCCTGCGTCTGACCCCCAAGGCCGGGCGCGACGGGGTGAGCGGCGTGGTCGCCGAGGCCGACGGGTCGCTGGTGGTCAAGGCCTCGGTCACCGCCGTACCCGAGGACGGCAAGGCCAATGCCGCCCTTCTCAAGCTGCTCTCCCGCCAATGGAAGCTGCCCAGAAGCAGCCTCGCCGTGGTTCACGGCCAGACCGACCGCCGCAAGGTGATCGAGATCAGCGGCGAGCCCGCCCTGCTCACCCCCAGGCTGGTCGCCTGGGTCGATAGCCTGCCCCGGCTGTAG
- a CDS encoding YggT family protein, whose product MDVVIIPLVQVISIAIDIFIWFLIASAVLSWLVAFNVVNTSNRFVYTVGDFLYRLTEPVLRPIRRILPDMGGIDLSPIVLILLLYFIQSVIAGLAIRML is encoded by the coding sequence ATGGACGTCGTTATCATTCCGCTGGTTCAGGTTATCTCCATCGCCATTGATATTTTCATCTGGTTTCTCATCGCTTCGGCGGTGCTAAGCTGGTTGGTCGCCTTCAATGTGGTCAACACCAGCAACCGCTTCGTCTATACGGTGGGGGATTTCCTCTATCGCCTGACCGAACCGGTGCTGCGGCCGATCCGGCGCATCCTGCCCGATATGGGGGGCATCGACCTGTCGCCGATCGTGCTGATCCTTCTTCTTTATTTCATTCAGAGCGTCATCGCCGGCCTCGCCATCCGTATGCTCTAG